The window TGCCGCCGTCTTGTCGGTCCGCCGTGGGGCGGTTGAAGCGGGGCGGTCGCTTTTCCAGGAAGGCGGCGACGCCTTCGCGAAGGTTGTCGCCGCGATAGAGGGCACCGAAGGCGTCCGCCTCGGCCGTGTCGATCGCGGTCGCCGGCAGCGCCGCCCTGAGGCACCGCTTGGCGAGACGCAGGCCGTCATGAGGCTGCGCCATCAGTTCGGCGACGATGTCCTCGACGCGCGCGTCCAGGGCTTCGTCGACGACGACCTCGGTCACGAGGCCGATGGCCAGGGCTTCGTCCGCCGCGATCGGGCGGCCCGACAGCACGAGCCGCAGCGCCCGGACGGGGCCGATATCCTGCATCAGCCGCTTGATGCCGCCGGCGGCCGGCAGCGCGCCGACGCGGATCTCGGGAAAGCCGAACCGCGCCGTCCGTCCCGCGATGCGCAGGTCGCAGGCCAGCATGATCTCTGCGCCTCCGCCGAGCACGAAGCCGCCGAGCTTGGCGACGACGATCTGCGGCAGGCCCGCCAGATGGTCGAGCAGATATTGCTCGAAGCGGATCTTCGCGATCCCGCCGAGTTCGTCCTGCGGGAATTCGCGCAGGTCAGAGCCCACCGAAAACGCGGCCGCCACCGCGGATTCGATCACGACGACATGGATGTCGTCGCAGCTTTCCAGCGTGCGCACATGCGCGAACATCGCCTGGCGCAGCCCGTGACCGAGAACATTCAGCGGCGGATGGTCGAGGATCAGCCGCGCAACGCCGCCTTTCCGTTCCAGCCGGATTCCGGTCGCAGGGCCCTCTTCCATGTGCATGCTCCGCTCCCCGCGATCCGGCCTTCCGCTCAGGCCGGCTCCGCCATGGTCTCCAGCAATCCGGCCTCGATCATCAGGCGGCGGATCTCGGCGATCTCGGCTTCCGGCAGCCTGACCAGCGGCGGCCGCACATGGGCCGCGTCCATGCGGCCGAGCAGCACCTGGGCCTGCTTCATGCGATTGTGCATGTCGAGCAGCGGCGCGTTGTAGAACGCGCGCACCGTCGGGTAGATGCGGTCGTTGATGGCGCGCGCCTGCCGCAGGTCGCCGGCCTGAACAGCGCGGAACAGCGCCACCTGCAGCGGCGCGATGGTGCTTCCGGCGCCGGACAGCAGGCCGTCGCATCCCATCGCGAGCGAACCCAGCAGCCATGCGCTATGGGTGGTCAGCGTGTTGACCGGGCGATCCAGTGCCTTCAGTTCCCGGATCTGCCGCTCGTGTAGGTTTCCGTCACCGCACCAGTCCTTGATCGCGCGGATCTGCGGGAATTCCCGGCAGAGATCGAGCAGCGTCGCCAGCGGATAGCCGAGGTTCGACGCGGCCGGGTACTGGAAGAGGATGATCGGCAGATCGCAGGCGTCCGTGACAAGGCGCAGGTGCTCGCGGATCATTTCCGGCCTGAGGTGTCCGCCCATGGCCATCACCTCCGGCGGGAAGACGAGCAGGGCGTCCGCCCCCTCCCGCTCGGCATCGGCGGCAATCCGCGCGGCCTCGAGGCTCGAACTTGTGTAGACGCCGACGATGATCGGCACCCGGTCGCCGAGCGCATCCTTCGTGACGACGAGCGCCCGGTGCTGTTCGTCGATGGTCAGCGCGTGGACCTCCGCCGCGTGTCCGTTGATGGTGATGCCGGAAATGCCGTCCACCGCGGCGATATCCGCCAGATGCTTCCGGTAGGCGCCCTCGTCGATCGAGAGGTCGGCCTTGAACGGCATCAGGCAGGCCGGAATGACGCCTCTCGGATCGAATCCACGCTTGGGCATGGGAAATCTCCGTCTCAGTCCCCGCCGATCGGACCGGCGTCATGTTGTCAGGAGGCCTTGAGGTTTGCCTCGGCCAGCTCGCTCGCCGCCACCGCCTGCGAGGCGACCAGCCGCTCGATCTCGTCCCGGCCGTAGCCGAGTTCGGCCATCAGCTCGCGGGTGTGCTCACCGATCTCAAGCGCGAGCACGCGCAGCTCCGGCACGCCGCCGTCGTAGCGGTTCGGATGATTGACGAGCACCATCGGATGCCCGCGGACTGTAATCCGCCGGAACACCTGGGCGTGCTGCAACTGCGGGTCCGACAGGAGATCGTCATAATAGTGCAGCGGCGCCCACCACACGTTGTGGCGATCGAACCGCTCCGCGAGTTCGCTCCTTGTGAAGCGCTTCGTCGCCGCGCGGAGGCGTCGGGCATATTCGTCCCGGTCCCTGAAGCGGTCGAGTGAGGCCGCGTCGCGCAGCGCGGCGTCGTCGAGCGCGACGGCGAGATCGGCGGGATCGCAGAGTGACACGATCACCTGGCCGTCCTTCGCAGGATAGACGCCGTAGGGCGCGGCGTGGAACCAGGTCGCGAGATTGCTCTCGCGCGACAGCACCTCGCGCGAGAGATTGCCGGCGAAGAAATTCACCAGGGCCTCGCCCTGCAGGTCGATGCCCGCATTGAGCAGGCTGCCCTCGACGCGCGTGCCTAATCCTTCCCGCATCCGGCGGATGATGGCGCCGAGAATGCCCATCGCCAGCAGCGCGCCGCCGTGCTGGTCGACGATAGCCGCGCCGACCGGGGTCGGCCCGCCTTCGGGCGTGCCGGTCACGCTGACGAGCCCCGAACGGGCTTGCGCGAGCAGGTCCTGCCCGGGCTTCTGCGCCATCGGACCGGTCGAACCGAAGCCGGATGCCGAGGCGTAGATCAGCGCCGGGTTGATCTCCCGCAGCGCCTCCTCGCTGAAGCCGAGCCGGGCGAACACGCCGGGCCGGAAGTTCTCCATCACAACGTCCGCGCTCGCGATCAGGCGGCGCGCGACCTCCCGCCCGTCGGCGCTCTTGAGATCGATGCCGATGGAGCGCTTGTTGCGGTTGGCGCAGAGATAGAACCCGCTGATGCCATCGACATAGACGTTGGCGCCCGACCAGCGGCGCTCGTAGGCGCCATCGACGGGCTCCACCTTCACGACGTCGGCACCCATGTCGGCCAGATATTGTGCAGCGGCCGGCCCCTGCAGGAAATGGCAGAAGCTGACGACCCGGATACCGTCCAGCAGCATGGTGTCCTTCCTCCCGGACCGCGCGGCTCGCCCACGCCATTTGAAAGCGTTTTCATTTGTTTGTGGAATAGCAGGGAAGTGGGGCGGGAATCAAGTCCCCCGGCCGGTATCCGTGCGGCGACGTCCGATATCGCCCGCGCACCGGGCACGACCGCCATTCCGCGCCCATCGTGTGGCCTGCCATGCTTTAAAGCACGGGATAAGTGCCGAAAATCATCATGAAAACAACCTTCTGCGCATAGCCGGTTAACGGCATCGCGCCGCTCCCAGCGTCGGACCCGGCACGTTGGCAAGGCCGCCGCCAGCCGGGTGCGCGGTTGCGCGCGGTCCGGGTTCGTCGTATCACCAGAATGAAAACGCTTTCAATAACACCGGAGCCGCTTGGCACCGGCGACGTTCGGGAGAGAATTCGGCATGCTTGCTCCAAGGGAACTGCGCACCGACGTACTCGTCGTCGGCAGCGGCGCGGCAGCGCTGAGGGCCGCGCTCGACGCCGAGGCCGAGGGCGCCGAGGTCACGGTCGCCATCAAGGGTGAATTCCGCCGGAGCGGCGCCACCTTCCACAGTGTCGCCGAGGTCGGCGCCTTCAACGTGCCCGACGGCACCGGCGATCCGGCCGACAGCCCGGATGTTTTCCTGAACGACATCCTCACCGCGGCGCAGGGGATGTCCGATCCGCGACTCAGCGCCATTCTCGCGAACGAGGCCGAGGATGCCCTGCGCTATCTCGAGCGTTACGGCGTCGTATTCGAACGCGATGCCGACCGCTACCTGACCTTCCGGGCCTGCTTTTCCAGCAAGCCCCGATCCCATGTCATCAAGGACCACTTCAAGCCGATCGTGAAGGCACTCGGCGCCGAGGCAACCCGCCGGGGCATCGCGGCAATGGACCGGCTGATGATCGTCGACCTGATCGTCCGCGACGGGCAGTGCTTCGGCGCCTACGCGATCGGCACCGACGGCCAGCCGTGGATCCTGCGCGCCAAGGCGACCATTCTCACCACGGGCGGCGCAAGCCAGCTGTTCGCCACCAATCTCTATCCGTCCGACATCACCGGCGACGGCTATGCCATGGCGCACCGCGCGGGCGCCGACCTCGTGAACATGGAGTTCATGCAGGCCGGCGTGAGCACGATCTCGCCCTTCGTGAACCTGTTCGGCAACTATCTCTGGGATGCCCGCCCCAACCTCACCGACCGCGACGGCGTGCCTTTCCTGCAGGACTACCTGCCGGAAGGCCTCTCCCTCGACACCGTGATCCAGGAGAAGCAGCGCCACTTTCCGTTCAGCGCCAGCGACATCTCGCGCCATATCGAGATCGGCATCCAGAAGGCGATCAACGACGGGCGCGGCACCGACGAGAGAGGCGTGTTCCTCGATTTCATCGGCTGCGATTTCGACCGCATCCTCGCCGACAAGAGCCGCAGCATCGCGCGCATGTGGCCGCTCACCTACGACTGGTACAAGCAGCGCGGCACCGATCTCTACACCGACAAGGTGCAGATCGCCTGTTCGGCCCACGCCATCAATGGCGGTCTCAGAATCGATACCGACGCGCAATCGAACATCCGGGGCCTGTTCGCGGCCGGTGAAGTCGCAGCCGGCCCGCACGGCGCCGACCGGCTGGGCGGCAATATGTCGGTGACCTGTCAGGTGTTTGGCGGACGCGCCGGCCGTGCCGCGGCGGCGCGTGCCCGGACGACGGACCATCCCGATATCCCCAATCTCCATCGCGAGCAGGGCGCCTATCTCGGCCGGTTCTCGGGACGGGGCGACACGGATCTCGGTGCGCTTCGCTCGCGCCTGCAACGGACCGCAAACCGGCACCTTCTCATCCTGCGCGATATGGCGGGGCTGACGGCCTTCCGCAGCGAGGTCGCGACCATCCGGCGGGACCTCACCCAGACGGCCCGGATCGCCTCGCCAGCGGACACCATCGCCGCCATCGAACTCCTGAACCTTCTCGACGTCGGCGATCTGATGGCGCTGGCGGCGCTCAACCGCGCGGAAAGCCGGGGGAGCCACTATCGCGAGGACCACCCGCAGCCGAGCGCCGCGCTGGAGCACAACATCGTCCTGAACATCGGCGCCCCCGAGGGTTTCCGCCGGGAGCGGCTGGCGGATCTCTGAACGCCCGTCCGGTAGCCCGTAGGCACACCTGAAATGGAAGAGCCCGGGGCCGTTGCCGGCCCCGGGCTCGATTGCGTCTTCGGACGGGATAAGAGCGATCAGCCCTTCGTCGCGTAATAGGGCGTGCGCTTGCCAAGCCGGGCGATCACGGACTTCACGTTGGTGAACTCCTCGAAGCCGGCCTGTCCCATCTCGCGACCGAAGCCGGAGGCCTTGTAGCCGCCGAACGGCGTCTGAGGCCCGGTGTCGACGACCGTGTTGATCCACACCGTGCCGCTGCGCAGCCGCGGCGCGACCTGATGAGCGGTGTCGAAGTTCTTGGTCCAGATCGCGTTCGCGAGACCGTAGGTGGTGTCGTTGGCGAGCGCGACCGCTTCCTCCGTGGTCTTGAAGCGGGTGATGGACAGCACCGGCCCGAAGATCTCCTCGCGGAAGATCGTCATGTCCGGTGCGACATGGTCGAACACCGTAGGCTGCACGAACAGCCCACCGCCCGAGCGGTCTACGTCTCCGCCGGCAAGGAGCCGCGCGCCTTCGGACCTGCCCTTGTCGAGATAGGAACACACCCGGTTGAGGTGGGTCTCGCTGATCATCGCACCGACGTCGCTGTCGTCGTCGTGGACGCTGCCGACCTTCATCGCCTTGGCGCGCGCGGTCAGCCGCTCGACGAACGTGTCGGCGATGGCCTCGTCGACCAGAAGGCGCGTGCCGGCGCAGCAGCATTCGCCCTGGTTGAAGAACACGCCGAA of the Pseudoxanthobacter soli DSM 19599 genome contains:
- a CDS encoding enoyl-CoA hydratase/isomerase family protein — protein: MEEGPATGIRLERKGGVARLILDHPPLNVLGHGLRQAMFAHVRTLESCDDIHVVVIESAVAAAFSVGSDLREFPQDELGGIAKIRFEQYLLDHLAGLPQIVVAKLGGFVLGGGAEIMLACDLRIAGRTARFGFPEIRVGALPAAGGIKRLMQDIGPVRALRLVLSGRPIAADEALAIGLVTEVVVDEALDARVEDIVAELMAQPHDGLRLAKRCLRAALPATAIDTAEADAFGALYRGDNLREGVAAFLEKRPPRFNRPTADRQDGGTEMSGGNRG
- a CDS encoding dihydrodipicolinate synthase family protein, translated to MPKRGFDPRGVIPACLMPFKADLSIDEGAYRKHLADIAAVDGISGITINGHAAEVHALTIDEQHRALVVTKDALGDRVPIIVGVYTSSSLEAARIAADAEREGADALLVFPPEVMAMGGHLRPEMIREHLRLVTDACDLPIILFQYPAASNLGYPLATLLDLCREFPQIRAIKDWCGDGNLHERQIRELKALDRPVNTLTTHSAWLLGSLAMGCDGLLSGAGSTIAPLQVALFRAVQAGDLRQARAINDRIYPTVRAFYNAPLLDMHNRMKQAQVLLGRMDAAHVRPPLVRLPEAEIAEIRRLMIEAGLLETMAEPA
- a CDS encoding CaiB/BaiF CoA transferase family protein, which encodes MLLDGIRVVSFCHFLQGPAAAQYLADMGADVVKVEPVDGAYERRWSGANVYVDGISGFYLCANRNKRSIGIDLKSADGREVARRLIASADVVMENFRPGVFARLGFSEEALREINPALIYASASGFGSTGPMAQKPGQDLLAQARSGLVSVTGTPEGGPTPVGAAIVDQHGGALLAMGILGAIIRRMREGLGTRVEGSLLNAGIDLQGEALVNFFAGNLSREVLSRESNLATWFHAAPYGVYPAKDGQVIVSLCDPADLAVALDDAALRDAASLDRFRDRDEYARRLRAATKRFTRSELAERFDRHNVWWAPLHYYDDLLSDPQLQHAQVFRRITVRGHPMVLVNHPNRYDGGVPELRVLALEIGEHTRELMAELGYGRDEIERLVASQAVAASELAEANLKAS
- a CDS encoding FAD-binding protein; amino-acid sequence: MLAPRELRTDVLVVGSGAAALRAALDAEAEGAEVTVAIKGEFRRSGATFHSVAEVGAFNVPDGTGDPADSPDVFLNDILTAAQGMSDPRLSAILANEAEDALRYLERYGVVFERDADRYLTFRACFSSKPRSHVIKDHFKPIVKALGAEATRRGIAAMDRLMIVDLIVRDGQCFGAYAIGTDGQPWILRAKATILTTGGASQLFATNLYPSDITGDGYAMAHRAGADLVNMEFMQAGVSTISPFVNLFGNYLWDARPNLTDRDGVPFLQDYLPEGLSLDTVIQEKQRHFPFSASDISRHIEIGIQKAINDGRGTDERGVFLDFIGCDFDRILADKSRSIARMWPLTYDWYKQRGTDLYTDKVQIACSAHAINGGLRIDTDAQSNIRGLFAAGEVAAGPHGADRLGGNMSVTCQVFGGRAGRAAAARARTTDHPDIPNLHREQGAYLGRFSGRGDTDLGALRSRLQRTANRHLLILRDMAGLTAFRSEVATIRRDLTQTARIASPADTIAAIELLNLLDVGDLMALAALNRAESRGSHYREDHPQPSAALEHNIVLNIGAPEGFRRERLADL